The Camelus dromedarius isolate mCamDro1 chromosome 19, mCamDro1.pat, whole genome shotgun sequence genome segment TTGGATGGATTCTGTAGTGGGACCCACCTTCTTCTGCTCCCCTGTTGTCTCTTCAGTTCCCAGAGCCCCACCTTGGCCGGTGGTTCTTTATCGCAGGGGCAGCTCCCACCAAGGAGGAGTTGGCGACTTTTGACCCTGTGGACAACATTGTCTTCAACATGGCTGCGGGATCTGCCCCCATGCAGCTCCAGCTTCAAGCTACCATCCGCACGTGAgtggtgaggaggcagaggcactAGTAGGTGCAGTCTCTGCCCCAGGTGAGAGCACCCACCCAGAAAGAGCTGGGCTCTTTGGTATAGCCACTATCCTTGGCCCATTGAGTTCAATAGCTCTATTAGTTTCCCTCTGGAGAGAGATGGACCTAACCATCCCCCAAAGGGGACCCAGGCTTCAAGGAGGAATAAGATGGAATAAATAGAGGCTGGTCCTGAGTGGTTGAGAGGTCACTCAGTCTTTTCTCCTTGCCACCACCACCTCTGCAGGAAGAATGGGCTGTGTGTGCCCCGGAAATGGATCTACTACCTGTCTGAAGGGAGCACAGATCTCAGAACTGAAGGTTGGTTCTCTCCAGCCCTTGCTCTCCCCAAGCCTCCTGGGCTTGCTTGGTTTTGCATCGCTGTCCTCAcacttcctcccacccaccctgacAGGCCGCCCTGACATGAAGACCAAACTCTTCTCCAGCTCATGCCCAGGCGGAATCATGCTGAAAGAGACAGGCCAGGGTTACCAGCGCTTCCTTCTCTACAGTGAGTGGGGATGCCAGGCAGGAAGGGTTGGAGGGAAGCATGGTGAGGTTGCAGGGGCAAGAGAGCCCCTTCCTCTGGGCCCTGTGACATCATCCCAAGAAGGGCTGGGTGCTTCCATGAGGTTCTCACCAGAGGTGGTGCTTAGAAGCAGGGGATTTGACAGACCTGGGCCTGCTCTGTCCATTCAGATCGCTCACCACACCCCCCTGAGAAGTGTGTGGAGGAATTCCAGTCCCTGACCTCCTGCCTGGACTTTAAGGCCTTCTTACTGACTCCCAGGAATCAAGGTGAGGGGGTAAAGTCTCACAGAAGACAACTAGGACTCACCAAGTCTTCTGTGAGACCTGGTTGAAAGGGACTCAAGTGGGCATAGGGGCTGGGCAAAGGCTGGCATCATCAGACTGGCTGTGTTGACACCTCTATTTGTGTCATAGGCTGTGATGGCACCAGAGAAAGTAATCATGGGCTCTGGGCTACTCAAAAGAGAGGTTTCTGATTTTGCAGTGGATAAAGGGGGTGAAGGGTCAGACACGGTGCAGAGGTCTGCAGGGCAAAAAGGCCTCAGAGACCCTCTTCTCTGAAATGCGGGAATGAGGGAGTGCATTCTTCCTCATCTCACTACCACCAGCCTTACCTCTCTCCTTgggtttccttcctttccatctttttctcttcatCCTCCTCCCACCAGAGGCCTGCGAGCTGTCCAGTAACTGACCTGTGGCTTCATCTGTACCCCCAGATGGATACAATAGAAGCTGACATTGTAGTAGGGGAGAAGCTGGAAAATCCCAACTCCCTTTCAAGGGTAATAAAGGTTTTTCAATCCTCATCTAATTTAGGGGGTTTGTCTCTAGACATTAGTCCCACTCCCTCCATTTCAATATTTCCCTGGACCTTCTACCACATAAACCCCCAGTTGGACGGCGTCAGGAAGGACACTTGGCAGTAACTCTTACTTTGTAGTGGTATATTGAGGATTTGGTGTGACAGAGTTATTTATTGCTGAGTGAGCAAATCTCTAaccacccccccccgccccagtggGGTCTGCAGACTCCAGTGCTCCCCATACTGCCTGTCTGAGCTGACAGCCCCTCTGAGCTGGCCCTCCTGCTAACAATGCCTGCACAGTCCCCATTCCCTCTGGCTACTGGGAACACCCAGATCCTCCCTGCAGGCTCCATCACCTATAGGACCCCATCCAGACCCCCTAATTCACCCACCTAGCAGTGCCACTCCTCCCTAGATGGTGCAGATCCCAGGATCCAAGGGATACCTTGAGTCTCTCAACCACCCTCTTACCCTATCCAGAGATCTATCTGTCATACCTCTGGTCTCCTCCACCCCTGGAGAGTTTTGAAAGGTAGAGAGGGACTTTTAGTCTTTATTCTCCAccatcacactttttttttttcttttaaaaagtggaggtggaaaaaaaaataactggaggtgggagaaatgtaaaagcaaaaattaacaacagCTGGTGAATTCAAGGGCAATGCCCTCACTGTCCATAAACAGACACCTAAACAGTTCTATTCTCTCCTGTGTGTGAAGGGGGGCTCTGTGCCCTCATACTCTGGGGTTTCTACCCCATCCCTGAGGTCCCTGTGCTTACAATCTAAATCATGCCCCCCAC includes the following:
- the APOM gene encoding apolipoprotein M isoform X1, giving the protein MFHQIWAAVLYLYGILLNSIYQCPEHSQLTPQGVDGKEFPEPHLGRWFFIAGAAPTKEELATFDPVDNIVFNMAAGSAPMQLQLQATIRTKNGLCVPRKWIYYLSEGSTDLRTEGRPDMKTKLFSSSCPGGIMLKETGQGYQRFLLYNRSPHPPEKCVEEFQSLTSCLDFKAFLLTPRNQEACELSSN
- the APOM gene encoding apolipoprotein M isoform X2 → MAAGSAPMQLQLQATIRTKNGLCVPRKWIYYLSEGSTDLRTEGRPDMKTKLFSSSCPGGIMLKETGQGYQRFLLYNRSPHPPEKCVEEFQSLTSCLDFKAFLLTPRNQEACELSSN